A window of the Hordeum vulgare subsp. vulgare chromosome 5H, MorexV3_pseudomolecules_assembly, whole genome shotgun sequence genome harbors these coding sequences:
- the LOC123453159 gene encoding uncharacterized protein LOC123453159, whose translation MSPPAVLVSNGAVCPHAPPSAAAFLESTPGAYTTARASSTGLILWWPRHLLRLADSARLLAQSRPHLLGLPALPPGTLSTAPIEPLVNQSVRVGVHEMRSRMLALGDCCSGEDMALTALVRVGGAVDGLEVRVHLGVYVPPVFGDAGARLAVAGNGRDAAAAKYAPWARMRKSMEKMRPPGATELLLTNDGDHLLEGSVTNFFVVCRKEERRSNEPLSAQTKANKFEVQTAPLSDGVLPGIMRQIVIEECHDLGILVREVSPSWSKRELWEEAFVTSSLRLIQHVETVQAPLLWEDIETKTWSDVSWVVKQFQGAGHITTQIQRKISERAITEESDKNNFL comes from the exons ATGTCGCCGCCGGCCGTCCTGGTTTCCAACGGCGCCGTCTGCCCGCACGCTCCTCCTTCCGCGGCTGCTTTCCTCGAGTCCACTCCGGGCGCCTACACTACCGCGCGCGCATCCTCGACCGGCCTCATCCTCTGGTGGCCACGCCACCTCCTCCGCCTCGCCGACTCCGCGCGCCTTCTGGCCCAATCCCGCCCCCACCTCCTCGGCCTCCCTGCCCTGCCGCCGGGTACCCTCTCCACAGCGCCCATCGAGCCTCTCGTTAACCAATCCGTGCGGGTCGGCGTCCACGAGATGCGGAGCCGGATGCTGGCGCTTGGGGACTGCTGCTCGGGCGAAGATATGGCGCTCACGGCGTTGGTTCGAGTTGGTGGGGCGGTGGATGGGCTGGAGGTTCGCGTCCACCTGGGTGTGTACGTGCCTCCGGTGTTTGGGGACGCCGGGGCGAGGCTTGCAGTGGCCGGGAACGGAAGGGATGCCGCCGCCGCCAAGTATGCTCCTTGGGCCAGGATGAGGAAGAGTATGGAGAAGATGAGGCCTCCTGGAGCCACGGAGCTCTTGCTGACCAACGATGGGGATCATCTTCTTGAAGGCAGTGTTACAAACTTCTTCGTCGTCTGCCGGAAG GAGGAACGTCGGTCAAATGAGCCCTTGTCTGCTCAAACAAAGGCAAATAAGTTTGAAGTACAAACAGCTCCTCTAAGCGATGGAGTTCTCCCTGGAATTATGCGCCAGATAGTCATTGA GGAATGCCATGATCTTGGGATCCTAGTACGTGAGGTCTCACCATCATGGTCCAAGCGTGAGCTTTGGGAAGAAGCCTTTGTTACAA GTAGCTTAAGGCTTATCCAGCACGTGGAGACAGTTCAAGCACCTTTACTATGGGAGGACATAGAAACCAAAACCTGGAGTGATGTATCTTGGGTGGTGAAGCAATTTCAG GGCGCTGGACACATCACCACACAAATACAG AGGAAAATATCAGAGAGAGCAATAACTGAGGAATCTGACAAAAACAATTTCTTGTGA